GCCCATATATAAATTAATGGCCCAATAGCATTTATCGTGGGTTTGGGTCTGGCATCGAACGGCAGCAGGAGTATAAAAAAATATACGGTCATCTTCAACATCTTGGGTTTCATGTTTACTACATCATCATCAATAACATCATCGTTGTCATCACTCATCTTCACGATCATCATCGTAGTAGCAGATCGTCAtcatccatcatcatcttcatcatcgtaAATAATCATAGTTACCATCATCATTATCTTCGTTATATCGTAACAAACAATAATATAGCAGTAGTAGAAATCGACAGAGATTATCAATATCATAATCGTATTATCTTATTCATCTTTAACATCATCGTTGTAATATCTTCACTGCCATTGTTATATTATCTCGTTGTTGCAGGTTTTAGTAATGAAACTAGGAGCAGCAGTAAGAAGGATGTTTGGTTTGGTTGTCGAATAGAAACGCAGTAGCAGAAAAATGTTTGAGTGGGTTGATCGTAACAGTATTACCGGTTGGTTTTGGTTTTTGTAGTCAACAAGAAAAAAGAAAGATATAAATAAAAGAAACAGTTAGCATGTTGAAGGGTTGTGTGGTGTTCGAGTCTTGGTTGTAACCAGCGACAGAAAAATAGTAAGAAACATATGGTGCAGGTGTTCATtgtttgaacaagatgatgaacagtaGCAACAAGTGGGTTACGTTTGTGTTGGTGATTTAGCATGACAACCTGCATCAAGAAACAAGAGGGGTTGATGGTGGCGGGATGAAGGTGATCATAGAGTGGTTTGTCATGGTGGTCGACACAGAAATATGAGACGGTTAAATAGTAGCAACGGTTTACGAaagtgatgatgaatagtagtgggtatTCAATAATGGTAGGTTTTGGTGATGGTTTATGGGGTGTTTAAACAGAAGGTGGTGAGTTCTCGCTTATATACAGAAACGAAACAATGGATAATGGATGGTGGTTTCCGAATGGTTTCATGGTGTGTTCACGATGGaactaaaagaaaagaaaaataatacCGAAGGTGGTTTGGTGGCGAAAAGCTTATGGTGGTGGCGGTGCCTTTGTGTTGGAGACGGTGGTGATCAAGGTAGAGCTGAGGGTTGGTTCACGAAACAATGTAAGAAGAAGATGGTCCGTTCTTGATTGATATATAAATTGCTATGTGAAATATACATATAAGTTATGTATATATAGAATAGAGATATTTTAGATATAGATTTTGATAGATGGCAGACAAAAGAAAaacatattttaataattaatatataataataaatcataAATCAATTTCATAAGAATTGAATCGTGATCAAACAGTACAGTAGTTGGAATTCTTGGTTTATTCTACCGACAATTTTCACGGGCTATTATTTCGTAGTCCGTTGTTAAATCAGGGGCGaataaaaagtactcagataaattttatatttttaaattagatatatttatttattttgatcattatggtataaaattcgatcattaactattaaataaaaattacatcaactgtccctctcatttatgggtgaaatataaaaggtgttaaaacttaacaaatagttcctaaatacatttttaataagcctaaaatttatagagctcattttcgtatcaccgtttattttaaaattacataagtttgaatttaacttgcttaatatcaatcaaaatatcaaacgagtattacaatcatttaatatttatttttaatatactttatttatatagatgtgtttgtaaataataattatcataatatcatattattattctattttacataattaattttaataacaacaacatataatatttcaaattatattttcaattattatatatatatatatatatatatatatatatatatatatatatatatatatatatatatatatatatatatatatatacacacacacacacatatctatttacaattaattgttcgtgaatcgtcggaactggtcgaaggtcaaatgatttcataaaatagtttaaaatttttgaaattcaatttagtagactttgcttatcatgtcgaaaccatataaagattaagtttaaatttggtcgaaaattttcgggtcgtcacaataataataataatataataatgataataaatataatattaatatgttactatGCATGGTTATTGAAATTGTCCCATTTAATATAGCAACTAATTTATTATTTACTCTTTCTAACAACTATTATTAATCAAAATAAAAAATAACTCATGTAATGAAGGGCACAATAGTCAATTCAAAAATTTATCTTAGATTCAACAAACGATTAAACCAGACAATTTTTGTGGGATGGCAACGgctaactaattttttttttttttgtcacctAACGGCTAATTATTATTTTTAGGCGACTATTATTCAGATAAACAGTTTTAGAGTATATTAGCATCAACCTTAAAGTTTTAAGTAGTTAGACCACCCCTTATCGTTAGTTACCCGTTCGTTACCCGCACATTACCCGTCATTACcagtaactaaccataggcacgggctcattacccgctttagttacccgcattcaccatgaatttaacggaagttttaagtttagttataggaattgtgggtccagtggctttttattgttggacttgatgctttattgcttgtacgttgtatattaagaggagtactgttttagccattatagggagtgtttaattatgagttagttataggatattggtgttgatgtggcgctgatgtggaagattaagaggatgaatagtttagttacgatagggagtgacctTAGAAAAGTCGTTTAATCATGAAATGATAGATGAGTAAGAGGAAAAGGAAAAGGATGATTTTGAAAGTATTTTGCTAGATCGTTTTTGGGCTTGTTAATAAAATATAGGTTCAATTGAGTCATCTTCAATCTTATTTGGACTAACAGTTTAAAACCCAATATTTTTAGCTATTATTCTAAACATGGGCCCAAAAAACGATTTCCTTAACATTGTAAAACCCACACCATTTGTTTTCTTGATTCAACCGATTTTAGATCTTATAAAATTTAGTTTATGcagattattaattttatataatatataccaAACAAACTGTAACATTTCTTTTCTCTATAAACTAAATTCCACCCATGTTTTGGTCGTGGCCTCAAGGGCAAAACGACACCCAGAatggcacccgcgggtcgtgggcgCGGATCCACTGCATCCGTCACTCGCACCCGCGGATTTTTTAAAATCCATTAATCCGCGGATCTTGGTTAACAGatttatttttagatccataaCCCGTATTCACGGATATTCGCGGGTCACGGGTTTACCCGCGGATCTTATTCATGaagtatatataaattaaaatattcaaAAATAAATATCATTACGTAATTCAAAGTGACATAAAAAACCTCATCCAATAATATATTCatgtttatgatataataaaatgagaaaatatataatattagttatacTTTTCTTACTAATATATGCGAAGTTAGAATGTTTAAAATTAACAATTAAAATTGAGTTGCTAAAACTAATCATAAAGTACGTTGACGAATTACTAGAGTTATTTTCACTCATTTAGAACGGGTATATCCGCGGATTATTCAAAAGGGTATTATGGATTTTCGGATCGGATTTTACCCGCAACGGATctattacatccatcacccacccGCGACCCGTCTGCGGGTACAAAATTACATCCATCGCCCACCCGCGAGTAAAGATTTTGGATTTTATCCACCCATCACGGGCGCGGGTATCCGCGGATCTCGGATTTTtttagatccattgccatccctaccaaCCCCACCCCCTTTCACACTAACATTTTTCATTCTTCCCCCCTCAACTACAGCCAACTTACAAAAAAAACACTAAACTTCAGGGAAGTAAAATATAATTTCTCttacttaaaataaaaactccacccacACACTTCGACACCCCGTATCTTCCTACTCGTCGTGAGTTAAATTCCGCCGaccacaccgttaaactcgaaatattcttatgaacaaaacgaaactaactacgtttgaaacggacaatttaaaaaaaaaaaaaactaaacacaacgacagcccgtatctttccgctcgccacgagttaaattttcccGACAGCACCGTTAAACTCAAAACatttttatgaacaaaatgaaagtaactacgttcgaaacggacactttttaaaaaacgataaacgacagcccgtatctttctgttcgccgcgagttaaattttttcaacagcaccgttacactcgaaaaaaaatTATGAACAAAATGAAACTAACTACGTTTGAAACGGACACTTCGTTTTGGTCATTTGTTGTGAAAATATAGTATATTCATTTAAACTTGCCTGAATAGAAACTGATTTAGATTTCATTAGCTTGGTTATGGCTGGAAGAATAGTACATACATACATGTCTGACTTAAGTTGGCTGCAAGTTATAAATCTTTGATAAGATGTTAGAATAAAAATGAAAGGCTAACGGTTTTTGTATTTATGTAATAAAAACGATAACAAATGTTACGTATCGATACATAGCAATTTTTTCAACTTTTAGTCAGATAAACGACATCCAAAAACAACCGCTGCATCGTCGCGGTCCATACATTTTCTAGTATTAAAATAATTCTATAGCATTCTATTGTCGTTTCATTATCGTTTTATTTTACAAAATGAAAGGTGGAGGAAGGGAGTATATAAACAAAAATAAAACGAACAAAACGACATATTTTGGCGAGCCTTTTAAGTATATATGAATAATATTTAATACTTGTTACGATTTTATTAAAACTTTTAAACAATGTAAGTCAATgataatttattattgttattcatatatcatatatgaattttactaAACATAGCCGTAAACCCTTAGGGCTATGCTTAAGAATTTAAAACATGCATaagttttttgtatatttttaaaaaCCACCTCAAGTAAGACTACTCTCAACGGCATCGCCGTTGGAGCTTCTTTGGAGCTTCCTTCTAACGGCTCCATTGCTAGCTAGTGTCTTTGGAGCTTCGTTGGAAAACCGTGGTACACAAAGTCATTGGATAGAATATTTGAAGACGGAGCCCAAGTACATTACTGATAAAAAGTGGTACATTGTATTGATTAATTAATTTTGGTGGATCCATTTTATGGTGGGTATGTCATGAATATTAAAGAGTGTGATGGGTTAACTGATAGAAAAAAGTTGCTAAGTGGCGTTGATGTGGCACAATGTGATTGTATGACGGGTGTTATGGTTGAGAGTAGTCTAACTACTCCATTACTTCTAATGTACTATCATTAAAGTCTGAAAATTTCTCTTAAGTATAGCTCCAAGAGCTAACATTAGAaaatcatcatatatatatatatatatatatatatatatatatatatatatatatatatatatatatatatatataatactaaatctCACAAAATTTCTATTGTTTTGTCTCAAGTGTGGGAACCAAAACACCCGGTATCAACACGCGCTAAAATCGACTCTCTCCAGCACGAGCTTGTTACATAATCTATCCCAACCCAACTAACCCATTTTGGTTTAATGCATACTCAAACTCAAGCTAAACACAGCAGATCAAAATcaaacaaaaaatgatgaatatGTAAAACAAAGAAATCAAAATTCACATTACAACGCCAAATTATCGAAGTACTTATTCGTCACGGCTACATAGCTTCAACGAAACCAAAAATAACATAATATGTATTGAAATATTGATAACAGGTATAGACTATCATCATTTTACACTCATGCGAAAGTGTTATTATTCAAAAGTTTTTTAATTATCGCCGAAAGTGCAGGAGCACTCACCCCACTTTCATCACCAACAAAGCAAGATTTACCTTCTTCAGCAGCTTTACATAGTTTAGGATCCAACGGGACTTTACCAAGAAACGGGACCCCCATCTCGACGCACATTCTCGCCGCACCTCCACCGCTACTATCAAACACCTCACTACACGCTAACAAATCCAACAATTCTGGTGCTTTTTCTTTCATAACCGACATAGCCCAATCTGTAACGTCTTCTTGTTCTTCCCCAATCTTGGATGGTTTCATATACTTGAAATCAGAAACGGGTTGACATAACCCGCTCATATTCTCAACAACCCCAAGAACTTGAATCCCAACTTTCTTACAGAAACTAACCTCTTTCCTAACATCTATTAACGAAACTTGTTGTGGGGTCGTTACTATAATCGCACCATCGATCCCTGTTTCTTTAAGAAACTGGACGATCGAGATGTGCTCATCTGATGTCCCGGGTGGAGCATCAACAACTAGAAAATCAATCTCACCCCAATAAACGTCTTTTAGAAACTGTTTTATGATCCCGTTTTTACGTGGACCCCGCCAGATGACGGCGTCATCAGGGTCAGGAAGCATGAACCCGATTGACATGACTCCAATGGAGTCGACATAAACAGGTGACCAACCTAGGTTGCTTTGGTGAATCTCTTGGCCTTCTAACCCGAGCATTTTTGGGATGCTGGGCCCACAAATGTCGATGTCGAGTAGACCTACTTGATGATCCATTGCAGCTAGGGCGAATGAGAGCTGGGCTGAAAATGTGCTCTTGCCAACACCACCTTTACCAGATAGAATCAGTATTTTATGCTTTACTGTACCCATTCTTTCTGCAATTGCTACCAAATCTGCACGAAGAGAAAATGATTCTATGGAAGTAAGAATAAAGTGAATATCGTTCATACGTAAAGAAACGAACCCGAAAGTACATAGCAAGCAAACAGTAGATATTATATTATTAACAGTTGAGTAAATCCATAATCTTTAAGTAAACAAGGTACCTTTTAAACCTACATCAATTCTATTTCTATGAGCTCATTATTTCAAACAGGAATACACAGAAAACAGGGGAAGTGCCGAAGTGTCCAAATAGGTTTTTCGGTTAAAATACTGTTATTTGAAACAAATTTTGTCAAACTCTCACAAtttgatcaaactttcttactaCATAAAACAAACACTTCTTTTCAAATAACACAAACAAACACTCAGACAGGTACAAAATGCTGGTTTATACCAAATGAGAAACTTATGTGTTTTACTTGAAGAAATAGCAGATTTAAGCAACACTTTCTTGAATAACAAATATTTTGGAACCAAACAGATAATCAAAGTGTAAAAACACCGAAGCATAGTAACCAATATAAAGAATTCACCACTTATAAAGATAAGAGCAAAGACACTAAATCAGATATAAAGAACACACTACAATGGATCACTGTGTAACTGATAAAGTTTCCACCGTAATTATTGATAAAGGAAATAAAGATTCAAAAATTTCACCACAATAGTTAATAAAAGCAAAGCCACCGCATATATCAATGAAGAAATCACTCCTAAACATATTTTTATAAGAGAATATGATCCATTCAATATCATTCAATAATCAAGTTTGATTTTTTCATTACTAGATCTATCTATGTATAGAGAAACGCTAACAATTCACTCTACAAAACATGAAAAAAGAGAAAGTAAACGAAATGGGACAAATAATAACAAACTAGCCAACTTCACTTGAACACTGAAGTAATGTGATCCCCGAGCCCTCAAAGCCGACTCCAAACACACTTTCAAAGTGGGGAAAAAATGGTAACATAGTCATTGGTTGACCAAATTCGTGTATCACAGATTTAGTGATATCATGCTGATTAGTCTCATCAACCATTTATGTTATTTCAGTTAAATCAGCTAGCACACCCGCATCAAAAACACATTGTACAAGTTTATTATTACTACAATTCAGAAGACGATGAGTTTTCTTCCTTTCTCATGTATACCGTCTCTCCTATCTTATGGTTTTTATTTTCGTTGGTTTTCTAgagaaaaaaaatttaattatttttttagatATTGAAGATTAAAAACTAATAAAACTTTTCTCCAACTTAACATACCTTGATATTTGCTATTGCTGATATCATTATACTCTAATCAGTCTGCAGATTTTATTATGTCTTATGTTATCGCGCCGGTTTGTTTTtgtgaagacataagataaaataatgttttCATTTGTCTGCAAACTCAACTCAGACATAGAAATATGTTTCTAATATAAGCTACTTCTAGGGCTTATATCAATTATAATACCATAACATAATCTTAACTCTGTTAACTAATATAAGCTACTTCCACAGCAAAGTTTCACAATATTATAACTTCTAATTTCGTACAAGTTGAACAATTTCTAGGGCTTTTTTTATTTCATAAATATGCAGCTATAGATATAAAAAAccttatagatatatataaaaaaaaacctgGATCGGGGCCTTTAGGAGCAGAAGCACAAGCTTCTTGATTAGGGCAGCCTGCACATGCATCTGATTTCCCTGCATCTTCTGATTCTGTCCCCGGGCAATCTGATTATTAATCAAAATTAACTCAATCAAACTGTTATCCCAAAATCAATCAAAATTCTAACTTAATTAAATACTcaaattgattgattgattgattgaacaAGAGTAAATAGTCATACGTTCATTGGCGTTATCCGGGACATCTTTGTGGTTTCCGTTTTCCATGTCGCTGACTCCTGAAGTATTTTGTTTTGCAAGCTATAAACGGCAGTTCAACGATATATGTTAATACAATATATGCCCTAACCGCCTTACGAGTCAACTCAACTCGTTATTTAGCTTCAGTTCTTGTATTTTCAAAAACCACCCTGAACTTTGTACTTATTACtaaaacttttatattttgtatagtTGAGTAGAGGGAAAATATAATTTTACACAAATATACCTAAACtttatgggtggatacttcatggcagggataaaattgtgtttttaatatgtagtcaacggggagtcgaactcctaacctcccctaaaggaagcaggtcatcaaccgctggaccacatcacaacttcacaCTACTAAGTTGATGCTTAGTAATAACTAGTGTATTCACCCTTGCGTTGCGCCGAGTTTGTGAATTACATGTACATATAGTTGTTAAGTTACGAATGCAATCATTACATAATGTTAAGAATACCTAAGTCTCCTTATGAAGTACGCAATTGATACCGCCCAGTGACAGTTTGTGACGTTGAGCAGTGGTCGTGTCAGAAGAAGTAAAACCCTAAAATCAACAATAGTAACCCTAGAAAACAAATCAGCGATGGTGACGGTAGCGAAGGTGGCGATGGTAGTGAGGGTAGTCTGGTGGAGTCGGTGGCAGCGAATAAGTAGTGGTGACGGTGGTGGTGGTGACGGTGCTGACGTCAAGATGAAAATAGTGAGAGGGGGAGAGAAGAGGAGAGCTGAGATGGGTTTGGTTTTGTGAGAGTGATGATAGTGGTAGGTGTTTTATGGTGTATAGAATAAAGAAGATGAGAAGAAAACACATAGCATATAAGCATGACAGGTGGCAGATGATGTTAAATGACGAAATTGCCCTAGGTTACTGTTCATCATTTTGGCAATTAAAaggtatgataatgataatattttatttATAGCCAAACAAGGTGTGCTTGGTTAAAAGGGggaatggaaatggaaatggaaatggaaatgaaaaaaggaatgataatagaaatataatGAGTATTCCCATTACATCTTTGTTGTTTGGTTGATGCttagcaataatgataataatttatcgtCAAAATTATAACATTTCATAAATAAAAAACCACCTATTAACTAATAGTATTTGTTGGTCCCttgaataacaacaggagtattgtagatggggggtgaatacaatttattttaattaactaatcaattaaacgcagtttagtattcaagcatgtaatttaaatagagtcaaaggtaatttttcaactgttattctttattgattaaatcacaaagaattacaactatccttggcgaaatgatagttggttgatacagatttacctaagtatagctatgaggataaacttaaagctattacacgttttggactctaaataaataaacccacaccactagttgttacaatagtggatacaacaatttatagtagtcctattaaccgtgtaatggttctattgtccactggtacataggatgtctgtacttgtggggacaactgcatcagagagcgtgctctcctctttcctctttggtagctatttgcaggaacaccccaatttagttcggcaccactattcgtttaaacaaatagaatgttgtgttccctaggcattgacaaagtatagcacatgtttgcacatgcgttaaacttatgcattcccacatggtcttgtaaggtcacttgtcagctgccgatacgtgtcctttcctgttcaactttgtctttgacttctgttgaatagtacaattgatgtagaccactcgggaaaccaccatgcttgtaatggagcatggctgtcttgtgttatatgctgcttaccaggtttactggttcttcttatgctgagtcacttgatattcttgaattgctgagtactcatcatgtgctgattcgaagaatacactctaccttgtgctggtagactaggcagcatactgaacacttgacatagcaacatttgttgtctatacataaacaaacttat
This genomic window from Rutidosis leptorrhynchoides isolate AG116_Rl617_1_P2 chromosome 2, CSIRO_AGI_Rlap_v1, whole genome shotgun sequence contains:
- the LOC139892844 gene encoding cytosolic Fe-S cluster assembly factor NBP35-like, giving the protein MENGNHKDVPDNANEHCPGTESEDAGKSDACAGCPNQEACASAPKGPDPDLVAIAERMGTVKHKILILSGKGGVGKSTFSAQLSFALAAMDHQVGLLDIDICGPSIPKMLGLEGQEIHQSNLGWSPVYVDSIGVMSIGFMLPDPDDAVIWRGPRKNGIIKQFLKDVYWGEIDFLVVDAPPGTSDEHISIVQFLKETGIDGAIIVTTPQQVSLIDVRKEVSFCKKVGIQVLGVVENMSGLCQPVSDFKYMKPSKIGEEQEDVTDWAMSVMKEKAPELLDLLACSEVFDSSGGGAARMCVEMGVPFLGKVPLDPKLCKAAEEGKSCFVGDESGVSAPALSAIIKKLLNNNTFA